The following are from one region of the Paenibacillus protaetiae genome:
- a CDS encoding recombinase family protein: MSMLNKIIQPGMKGAFYGRHSTDKQTMSAQRSMAYEFAKKYDCTIVCEYEDAGVSARKTELNDREGINALLKDAIDRRFDFVVVNHHDRIARNPAEHQRVRMILASCAIPVVISNTDSLYDSGDFIVDLIKDGTSKFEVDNTRMRTRDVARTILKEGKWTGGKAPFGYRYDKTAKTFSQCTDEVAIVLRVYELYRKQEGFQSIATRVSHETGKRLNKSLVREIITNPFYAGYLTHHRKQQNSRNSLNNIENWEMVKSHLIHPIMTLEEWQETWTIYEHRKSGDLSPKMYKTSFFLSNLISCTVCEKEMCCKDQITFDSKRKKHYGAKWYCCTSCNYKIEAQRIHAVFDAIVNDLKTQNLVTISSLIYDEVLKDREKIAEQLLKKNSEVERINQLLIIAQDRAKKRAALVPDLETNDGNTKMVRILTIQQHQMHKQISELNIEIDGLRKIDKYFALVEGNPQTITSNIQSMSLLSSNDHDHDIRKMITYLVKQAVFTPIKVDSKNVIIKGDIAIQTRSSLIRAPLG, translated from the coding sequence ATGTCAATGTTAAATAAAATCATTCAGCCAGGTATGAAAGGTGCATTCTATGGTCGTCATTCAACAGATAAACAGACCATGAGCGCTCAGCGATCAATGGCTTATGAGTTTGCCAAAAAATACGATTGCACAATTGTATGTGAGTATGAAGATGCAGGGGTCTCAGCAAGAAAAACAGAACTTAACGATCGTGAAGGCATAAATGCTTTATTAAAAGACGCCATCGATCGGAGATTTGACTTTGTAGTTGTTAATCATCATGATCGAATTGCCCGTAATCCAGCAGAACATCAAAGAGTTCGAATGATATTAGCGAGTTGCGCTATACCAGTTGTCATAAGCAACACCGATAGCTTATATGACTCAGGCGATTTTATTGTTGATTTAATAAAAGACGGTACTTCTAAATTCGAAGTTGATAATACCAGAATGCGTACGCGAGATGTTGCACGCACCATTTTGAAGGAAGGGAAATGGACAGGTGGTAAAGCACCATTCGGTTATCGTTATGACAAAACAGCTAAGACTTTCTCACAATGTACGGACGAGGTAGCCATTGTACTTCGAGTCTACGAATTGTACCGTAAACAAGAAGGCTTCCAGTCTATTGCCACCAGAGTTAGTCATGAGACGGGAAAACGGTTAAACAAGTCTCTTGTTCGGGAGATTATTACAAACCCATTCTACGCAGGTTATCTGACCCATCATCGCAAACAGCAGAATTCCCGTAATTCCTTAAACAATATAGAGAACTGGGAGATGGTCAAGAGCCATCTCATACACCCCATCATGACCCTTGAAGAATGGCAAGAAACCTGGACGATCTATGAGCACCGGAAATCCGGAGACCTCAGTCCCAAAATGTACAAAACCAGTTTTTTTCTTAGTAATCTGATATCCTGCACTGTTTGTGAAAAAGAGATGTGTTGCAAGGATCAAATCACATTCGATAGTAAACGAAAGAAGCATTATGGTGCCAAATGGTATTGCTGTACGTCCTGCAACTACAAAATAGAGGCTCAACGTATTCATGCAGTCTTTGATGCTATTGTTAATGATTTAAAGACACAGAATCTGGTGACCATTAGTTCACTGATCTATGATGAAGTATTAAAGGATCGAGAAAAAATTGCTGAGCAGTTGCTTAAAAAGAACTCGGAGGTCGAGCGAATAAATCAGTTGCTAATTATTGCTCAAGATCGCGCCAAGAAACGTGCGGCATTAGTGCCCGACCTTGAAACCAACGATGGCAATACTAAAATGGTTCGTATCCTAACGATCCAGCAGCACCAAATGCACAAGCAAATTAGCGAGTTAAATATCGAAATTGATGGGCTGAGGAAGATCGATAAATACTTTGCTTTAGTTGAAGGCAATCCTCAAACCATTACTTCTAACATTCAATCCATGAGTCTGCTTAGCAGCAATGACCATGATCATGACATCCGAAAGATGATAACCTATCTAGTGAAGCAAGCCGTTTTCACGCCAATTAAAGTTGACAGCAAAAATGTAATTATTAAAGGAGATATTGCAATTCAAACAAGAAGCAGCCTTATTCGAGCCCCACTTGGTTAA
- a CDS encoding recombinase family protein produces the protein MRTVLYARSSISTQEHSIDMQKALALEKITQKGELFDDMYLDEAVSARKTEMKERLELNRLMYDIKRGLISTVYVYKRDRLARNVIQAMELFELFQSHQINVVFTADNEIPVQYSPAGEFFELIIAGFNQREANQIVQRIKETKYTMTKEGKHSSGPIPYGYKVGKDKKFQVDPEQAEIIRKIFDMMIDTTCITLPDAIREMERQPWFPSELNQNRVRSMIGNKMYKGIRKIEEFGNFVEIANKNLVIVDERTWDKAQARLSSLKQTRSRQSNRVPMMLDGLLFCGKCNGAMFGKEINDVKANSYYTCKNHNYLRQRPDLLEETILMECAKFISQQFKTHFLEVYNLVHGDLIKFYEKSFRESISAMADFKLTLHNYTLSWLQHSNEELEQDLLYLYNQIEREELLQQHYPKKLAGLERQYQLMQTLHDSVDLATEVLQYDAEKRKSFIQDVISRIVLNSPTLRIQFREPFNGGLGHVNVK, from the coding sequence ATGAGGACCGTATTGTATGCTCGCAGTTCGATCAGTACGCAAGAACACTCCATTGATATGCAGAAAGCATTAGCACTGGAAAAAATCACGCAAAAGGGTGAACTATTCGATGATATGTACTTGGATGAAGCCGTGTCAGCAAGAAAAACCGAAATGAAAGAACGTCTGGAGTTGAACCGGCTTATGTACGATATTAAGAGAGGTTTGATCTCTACCGTTTATGTGTATAAACGTGACCGCCTTGCCAGAAATGTCATCCAAGCCATGGAGCTGTTCGAGCTATTTCAAAGTCATCAGATTAACGTTGTTTTTACAGCTGACAACGAAATCCCGGTACAATATTCGCCAGCTGGTGAATTCTTCGAACTAATTATTGCCGGGTTCAACCAGCGCGAAGCCAATCAAATCGTTCAGCGGATAAAGGAAACGAAGTATACGATGACCAAAGAAGGTAAGCATTCTTCTGGTCCGATTCCTTATGGCTATAAGGTTGGTAAAGATAAGAAATTCCAGGTCGATCCAGAACAAGCGGAAATTATTAGAAAAATATTTGACATGATGATTGACACAACATGCATCACATTGCCAGATGCAATTAGAGAAATGGAGAGGCAACCCTGGTTTCCTTCAGAGTTGAATCAAAATCGTGTTCGTTCAATGATCGGTAATAAGATGTACAAAGGTATTCGAAAGATCGAGGAATTTGGCAATTTCGTTGAGATTGCAAACAAAAATCTCGTCATCGTCGATGAACGGACTTGGGACAAAGCACAAGCACGTTTAAGCAGCTTAAAGCAAACTCGTTCACGTCAAAGTAACCGGGTTCCAATGATGCTCGACGGGCTTCTGTTTTGCGGTAAATGTAATGGAGCGATGTTCGGCAAAGAAATAAACGATGTCAAAGCCAATAGCTACTACACTTGTAAGAATCATAATTACCTCCGTCAAAGACCTGATCTCCTGGAAGAAACTATTTTGATGGAGTGTGCCAAGTTCATCTCACAGCAGTTCAAGACTCATTTCTTAGAGGTATATAATCTGGTTCACGGAGATCTCATCAAGTTTTATGAAAAATCTTTCCGAGAAAGTATCTCAGCAATGGCAGATTTCAAGCTAACACTCCACAACTACACCTTATCATGGCTGCAGCATTCCAACGAAGAGCTTGAACAGGATTTGCTTTACCTATACAACCAGATTGAACGTGAGGAATTACTACAACAACATTACCCGAAGAAGTTAGCCGGGCTAGAAAGGCAATACCAGCTCATGCAGACACTTCATGACTCCGTAGATTTGGCAACGGAGGTTCTTCAGTATGACGCAGAAAAGCGGAAATCGTTTATCCAGGATGTCATCTCTCGCATTGTCTTGAATTCTCCTACCTTGAGAATCCAATTCAGAGAACCATTTAATGGGGGGCTTGGTCATGTCAATGTTAAATAA